The Myotis daubentonii chromosome 9, mMyoDau2.1, whole genome shotgun sequence genome has a segment encoding these proteins:
- the CDC42EP2 gene encoding cdc42 effector protein 2, with protein MSTKAPIYLKRGSRKGKKEKLRDLLSSDMISPPLGDFRHTIHIGSGGGDMFGDISFLQGKFHLLPGTAVEGPEEDGTFNLPFPFTPATLCGQELPEGPSPLLKNAISLPVIGGPQALTLPTTQAPPKPPRLHLETPQHSPQPSPQEAGSVDMWRIPEAGSAPNGLTPESGAEEPFLSHASSLLSLHVDLGPSILDDVLQIMDQDLDHMRIPT; from the coding sequence ATGTCCACCAAGGCGCCCATCTATCTGAAGCGTGGCAGCCGCAAGGGCAAGAAGGAGAAGCTTCGGGACCTGCTGTCCTCAGACATGATCAGCCCGCCGCTGGGGGACTTCCGCCACACCATCCACatcggcagcggcggcggcgacaTGTTCGGGGACATCTCCTTCCTGCAGGGCAAGTTCCACCTCCTTCCGGGGACGGCAGTGGAGGGACCTGAGGAGGACGGCACCTTTAACCTCCCCTTCCCGTTCACGCCCGCCACCCTGTGTGGGCAGGAGCTCCCCGAAGGGCCGTCCCCCCTGCTCAAGAACGCCATCTCCCTCCCGGTCATCGGagggccccaggccctcaccctgcccaccacccaggccccacccaaACCCCCGCGCCTGCACCTGGAGACCCCGCAGCACTCCCCACAGCCCTCCCCGCAGGAGGCAGGGAGTGTGGACATGTGGAGAATTCCAGAGGCTGGCTCAGCCCCAAACGGGCTGACCCCTGAGTCAGGGGCCGAGGAGCCCTTCCTGTCCCACGCCagctccctgctctccctgcaCGTGGACCTGGGGCCGTCCATCCTGGACGACGTGCTCCAGATCATGGACCAGGACCTGGACCACATGCGGATCCCCACATAG